In Lathamus discolor isolate bLatDis1 chromosome 1, bLatDis1.hap1, whole genome shotgun sequence, the following are encoded in one genomic region:
- the TMEM213 gene encoding transmembrane protein 213 isoform X1 produces MKRLSCGPSAAIAVLFCTAVLWYSCSAAAQEVSNASTSSVVTTEYETPCLNVNICTQAAMCCPTGMDDYGWIAAAVGWSLWFLTLILLCVDKAMKLRPDEPKYLVA; encoded by the exons ATGAAGCGCCTCTCCTGCGGGCCCTCGGCAGCCATCGCCGTGCTCTTCTGCACCGCCGTGCTCTGGTATTCCTGCTCAGCTG CAGCTCAAGAGGTCTCCAATGCTTCAACAAGCTCAGTGGTCACAACTGAGTACGAAACACCATGTCTTA ATGTGAACATCTGCACGCAAGCAGCCATGTGCTGCCCGACGGGCATGGATGATTATGGATGGATTGCAGCAGCCGTTGGCTGGAGCCTCTGGTTTCTGACTCTTATCCTGCTCTGTGTGGACAAGGCCATGAAACTCCGGCCTGACGAACCCAAATATTTGGTGGCCTGA
- the TMEM213 gene encoding transmembrane protein 213 isoform X2, with protein MKRLSCGPSAAIAVLFCTAVLWYSCSAAQEVSNASTSSVVTTEYETPCLNVNICTQAAMCCPTGMDDYGWIAAAVGWSLWFLTLILLCVDKAMKLRPDEPKYLVA; from the exons ATGAAGCGCCTCTCCTGCGGGCCCTCGGCAGCCATCGCCGTGCTCTTCTGCACCGCCGTGCTCTGGTATTCCTGCTCAGCTG CTCAAGAGGTCTCCAATGCTTCAACAAGCTCAGTGGTCACAACTGAGTACGAAACACCATGTCTTA ATGTGAACATCTGCACGCAAGCAGCCATGTGCTGCCCGACGGGCATGGATGATTATGGATGGATTGCAGCAGCCGTTGGCTGGAGCCTCTGGTTTCTGACTCTTATCCTGCTCTGTGTGGACAAGGCCATGAAACTCCGGCCTGACGAACCCAAATATTTGGTGGCCTGA